The Flavobacterium marginilacus genome window below encodes:
- a CDS encoding DoxX family protein, translated as MKPLIVLIIVFSISIFAIKLATSKYDFPLSARIAMCAMLCFTAIGHFAFTKGMSLMIPDFIPFKIEVIYLTGILEILLGICLFIPSFKIYAGWILILFFILMLPANIKASIDKLDYQKGTFDGNGLLYLWFRIPLQLFFIIWTYLSTAKY; from the coding sequence ATGAAACCATTAATTGTATTAATTATCGTATTCAGTATTTCTATTTTTGCTATTAAATTAGCAACTAGCAAATACGACTTTCCATTATCCGCCCGAATTGCAATGTGCGCAATGCTTTGTTTTACTGCAATCGGACATTTTGCTTTTACAAAGGGTATGTCATTGATGATACCCGATTTTATCCCTTTCAAAATTGAAGTAATTTACCTTACAGGTATTCTTGAAATTTTATTAGGCATTTGCTTATTCATTCCGAGTTTTAAAATTTATGCAGGGTGGATTTTAATATTGTTCTTTATACTTATGCTTCCAGCTAATATAAAAGCTTCTATTGACAAACTTGATTACCAAAAAGGAACTTTTGACGGTAATGGACTATTATATTTATGGTTTAGAATACCTTTGCAATTGTTTTTTATCATATGGACATATCTAAGCACGGCAAAATATTAA